The following proteins are co-located in the Fusobacteria bacterium ZRK30 genome:
- a CDS encoding RNA polymerase sigma factor, which produces MNFDEIFETYFSRIYNKILGMVKNKEDAEDIAQDVFLTVYKNLKKFRNESGVYTWVYRIAINKTYDFFRRKKETFELNEEVLSVEDNEDVTTKIVLEEKLQLISEREREIILMKDIYGYKLREIGKIKDMKLSTVKSVYYKGLKEMGGL; this is translated from the coding sequence ATGAATTTTGATGAGATATTTGAGACGTATTTTAGTAGGATCTACAATAAAATACTGGGAATGGTGAAAAACAAGGAAGACGCAGAGGATATAGCCCAAGATGTATTTTTAACTGTCTATAAAAATTTGAAAAAATTTAGAAATGAGAGTGGAGTCTACACATGGGTATATCGGATAGCTATCAATAAAACCTATGATTTTTTTAGGAGAAAGAAGGAGACATTTGAACTAAATGAAGAGGTACTGAGTGTAGAGGACAATGAAGATGTAACTACAAAGATAGTGTTAGAGGAAAAGCTGCAATTAATATCTGAAAGGGAGAGGGAGATAATACTCATGAAAGATATATACGGTTATAAACTTAGGGAGATAGGTAAGATAAAAGATATGAAACTCTCAACAGTAAAATCGGTCTACTATAAAGGCTTGAAGGAGATGGGGGGATTATAA